GTCGAAGAAGTCCCGCTGCGTCTTCCCCGCAGCTTTAAACTGCTTTTTCGCTTCTTCGTTGAACGCATACGTGGCCAAAACAAGCCCTCCACGAAATTATCGTCCGACATCACGCATGCGTAAATTGTTGACTTGCTGACTTTCTGCTGTCAAGCCGCAGCTTGCTGCCCGCGAGACAACTGTTCTCAGTGTAAGGCAAATTTCTTTTGCAGCTTCACCCTCTGGAAGCTCAGAAATGACCTGTAGCAAGTTGTCTCGGACCCGAGGCTGACCTTTTGTGACGGTCCCATCACTTAGTCCATTCAGAAGACCAAAACTGTCGGCGATGAGCGTTCGATGGCGCTGTGACAACGTGTCCTCATTCTCTGACAGGCCAGTTTCCTGAAAGCCACCCAGTTCCATGGAAAGCTGGTGTGCGATCTGTCTGATTGACGCAGATGTGATGTGTTTCTTTTCCGACATGGAACCAAGGTCTAACTGCATTTCAGGGTTTGCGCAACGGAATTTTCCAAGTGCGTCTGTCTCAATGGAGAAAAGTCTGAGGTGCAGGTTTTGTGCAAGCCCTGTGCAATGGCGCAAAGCCAATGCCGGCACGGTGCAAGCACGGTGCAGAGGCAGTGCGAACTGCTTTTTCACTGCTTATCTCAACACATCAGGTAGTTAATACTCAACTCTGACCACTCTTGGAGAATGCCTGATGCACTGCGAAAACCGACCAACACCTGAGAAAATCAAAGATCTCCTGATCGAAATATTCAATGAAAACTGGCACAGGCTGGTACACCGTGCGTTGCGCAGAATCGACGACCACAACACTGCCTCTGATGTCGTGCAGGCGGCATTTACTGCGACATTGAAGGCGATTGATGACGGTCAAATTCACCATTGTGACCGGGCCAGACTTGGCGGATTCATAGGCAAGGTTGTTGACAACGAAGCCATTAGCTACCTGCGTTGGCGCAATCGGCAATATGTTGCCGAAACGGGCTTCGACGGACAGCAGCTTTCAGAGCTCGCAATCGCTCAAGAGACTGACGACCTCGACAAGAATTCCCATAGCCGCCTCAAAGTCGCCATCCGCCGATTGTCGAATGCCGACCGCGACCTGTTGCATCGAATCTACTCCGAAGGTCTTACAAGAGCGGCCATTACTGAGCTCACCGGACTCTCGACGACAACTATCACAAATCGTCACAAGGAATCGCTTGCTCGACTTGCGGTCGAAATCGGCAGAGTCACTCGAAGCAATTGATACTCAGACGCTTTCCCTCCCACGGGCCAGAGCGTCAACTAACTGGTCGGCCAGATCGGTCCGACACACCTTTAATCAATACGATAAGGAGACACCGCATGTTTATTTTGGGAGTTCTATTCTGGGCTTTCGTCGCACTCGTCATCTGGGGTTGGGTGGAACAGGAATCCAACATGACTGACGAAGAAAAGGCTGACCGTCGCCGTCAGCGCAACGAGTATAGGCACAAACAAAGAATGATCGAAATGGAACTCGAAGCGCAGAAAAAGGCGCGTTCGGGAGCGATCAAGGGACAGGTGGCAGGGACTGTCGCCAAGGTTGCTCTTGCGGCATTCCTTGGCGGCAACACGCGCCACCGGCGCTAATTTTTTCAAGGACTCCATCTAAGCCAGCCAATTGTGGCTGGCTTTTTTGCTTAAGAACTCAGAGGTCTACGATGCCGAAGCCAAACCTTGGCCGTTTTGTCGTTCAACAAATTGAAATTCAACGCGTACGCCGTATGCGAACGGCTCGTCCGCTTGACGAAGCCCATGTCGCAGTCTTGTGCGACAGCATCAAACGCAATGGTCTGTTGCAACCGATAGGTGTTTCGCCAGACGGCGAGCACTTTGTGGTCGTTACCGGCAATCATAGGTTTGCCGCCGTTTCTCGGTTAGGGATCAAGGTTATTGACGCTGTCATCCTGCCTGAGGGCATGACGGAAAACCAATTGCTAGTCCAGTCACTTCATGAGAATCACGTCAGGAAGGCTGAGTCCGCAGAAGCGATGCTTTGTCGGATTCAAGCTCTGGCTGAATACGAAAAATGCACCCTACCTGAGGCCGCGAAGCTCGCTGGTGTTTCGCCGGGCACCCTCAGCAAGATTCAAAAGATTGTGAATTCGCTCAGTCCGGCGGCACTTGAATTGGTCCGAAAGCACAAGATCGGTAGTGCCATTTCGTATGAGGTCGCGAGGCTAGCGAAGAACGAACAGCAGCAGCTTGAGTGGCTGGAGGACTATGTCGCAGGGAAGAAGAGCCGAGAACAAATCAAACTGGCAGCGACGCAAAGTTCAACGTCAAAGCCTAAGAAACTTCGGATTAACGTCACAGTCGATGACGTCGTTGTGAAAGCGACGTTGCCAGCGGAACTCGGATATGCCGGACTCTGTCAGGCGCTGGCAACGTTGCGCAGCAAGATCGCGCTACAGGAGAAGCGCGAAATCGGATTTCACCTGCTACCCGAAGTCCTGAAGGGGCAGTGATGTTCAATCGGTTTTGGAATTGGAAACGGCAGCACCTACCGACGCTGACAAAACTGGGCCTGGAAACGCCTCAGTCGCTTACATCCCATATCTGGCTCACGGGTGGGTCCGGCAGCGGTAAGAGTTCGTTGCTGGAACTCATCATGCACGACGTTCTCGACATGGGCGTCTCATGCATGTGGTTTGGGGTTAAGTCAGACGAAGCGGATGCCGCTGTTCGGATCATCTCTGAGTCTCACCAGCGAGACCGGCTGATTCGGCTCGTTCCTGGCAAATTCACGTTCAACGTGGCGGCATACGAACTCGGTCGCAAAGGCGGTAGCCCAGCAACGCTCATGCGTTTGATTGAGCGTTTGTCCGAGATGGTGTCACGCACCGACGGCGGTGGTGATTCGGCAGCATTTTGGAAAGGCCTTTTCAACGGCGCTATAGAATTTGCCGCGACTCTCGGATCACTTGCCTACAAAGAAAACGTGACACTGGAAAACATCTACGACATTGCAATGACGTGCCCGGCCTCATTGTCTCAGATTCAGGCAGAAACCTTTCGAGAATCGCCTTTCTTCCAACTGTTGCAACGGGCAGAAGCAGGGATCCAAACTCCCGGTGACCGACAAGCATACAAGCAGGCCGTCGCATTTTTTCTGCAGCGTGTTCCCACGATCGGCGAAAAGGCGCGCGGGGCGATGACGACTTCGGTAGCCAACGTGCTTGCTCCGCTGCTTCGTTCTCCGTTTTACGAAACACTCTGCTCGCCGACATCTTCGTTCAATCCTGAAATGCCGCTCGACGGATATTGCGTCGTAATCGATTTTCCGGTTCTCGTCTGGGGCGACGCAGCGTTATTACTACAGAACCTCCTTTCGATGTTGACGATGGAAGCCGCACTGCGGCGTCCCAACCGGGAACAGATTACGGCGTTCGTCAAAGACGAATATCAGATGCTCTGTGCTTCACCTGAGTTTGATTGCATGGCATTGTCTGTGGCCCGGTCACATGGCATCGCCTGCCTTGCTGCGACTCAGTCAGTGCCACTATTGCGAGTTGCGATGGGCGGTGATGGTCCCGGTGAGCAACGCGCTCTGGGCCTACTTGGAAATTTCAATACGCAATTGACGCTCGCAAATCAATGTACGGAAACCAACCGATTCTTCAGCGAGAGCTGGGGGCAGCATCGCGAAGATTTTGTGAGCGTGAGTGAGAACAAGCAGGAAGAAGAACTCGACCTGTTGAATATGTTGCTCGGCAACGACCGATTGCTGTTCAGTGTTGGGCAGCAACTCGCCCCGCGTTGCTCTCCCGCCGCCTTCCTGGATCTCAGGCGAGGTGGTCCGGAAAACAAGTTCATCGTCGACGCCTTTCTCACGCAAGGCGGCAGAACGTTCGGGCCAGACAATAGTCCATTCACCAAGGCTTCCTTCAAACAAAGGCGACGCAAAGCATGAGTACGGATCGACAACCGCCGAACAAGCAGTCCGAAGAATTCGTCAAAGAGGAGATCAAAAGCTTCCGCAACGGAATCGGCGGGTTTCTGATCGCTGGTCTAACGGTGTGCCGAACGCTGCAGGTCTTCAGCCGTATTCCCGGCTCGTCCGGGTTATGGCTGAACCTCGCATGGATCGCCGGTGCTGCCATACAAGGATTCTATCTTTCTGGTCACGTTCAGAAGTACGGACGGGTCGACGTGATCTCATTCGAAGCGTTCCTCACCTTCCAGTACCTGTGGTGGCTTGTAGATGTCGCCATTCGTATTTGGTTCTCTCGGAAGCGATCGCGTCCTGCTCGACTTTATCAGGGACGGGCCATCTTCTTTCGACATTGGATGCGAGACGATATTGCTGGGGTCGCTTCGGATGTAGTTGTCGGCGTCGGGATGATCACGTTCTTCCGAGTATTGGCTTGCTCAACCCTGGCGAATTGGTACTCAGTCATTCTCGGCTGGACTGTGTTTTGTCAAGGCTTCCTGTTGGCTCGTGAGCTGTGGATACGACTGCGGATTCGTGCGACGCGTCGACGTGCGGCATATTGGCAGAAAGATGTCCGAGGGAGGCACTACGTATGAGTCGGTTCCGAGACGCCGTTCATCGACTTGCCAACAATCCCATGATCAACAATCCCGTGACAAACAACCCGGTCACGCGTTTTGTTGGGAACGCCATAAAGACGCTCGCCAACGATCCAAGTTTGCAGCAGTGGTTCGGTCACGGCGTCAATGAAGTGGCGAATATGGTTTTGCACGGCCAGCCAGCCCCGATTTACGCGAGGAGTGCTTCGCCGAAAGATCAGGAAATCGTTGCACCACACGTTCAACAAGAGGAGGAAGTCACTGTGACATCACACGGTCCCGCAGAACCAGCACAAGCAGTCAATGTCGAGGCTCCCGTCGCTCAATCAGAAGTCAGTGCGGAAGCACCAACGATTGAGCCCGTCGAGAGCATGCTCGAACAGACAATGCATGAGATAGAACAAACGCCCGAACTCAATCACCCCGAACAGGAGATGTACGTATGAGCCTCAGAAACACACTTGAGGAAGTTGCCGCCAACCTGGTTGTTGGATTCAGCAACGAGATTGATAACTCGCTGAAAGCGGATTGTGCCCTCATTGGTTCCCAACCGGCTTTGCAGGACGCGGGTGCTGAGATTGCAGCTGCGATCATGGGCCGGCCGCGAACAGCTCAGGACTCGATCGGCGCGCGCGCCCCGATACCACCTATGGAAAGCGTTTTCCACACGATCCCTGGCCCGCGAGTCATTGAAGTTGAAGCCATTCGAAGACTCTCTTGATTCCCGCGCTGCAGCCATGCCTGGCTGAATATCGCAGCCATCGCTGTAGCAATCTTCGTCAACGATCGCTCGACCGCTGCAATTCTTCATAGTCTCGGAAGGTACCAACGTGGGTAAATACGTTCTCAGTGATCGATACGTGGTACTGATCTGCCTTGGTAGTACCGTTGTCATGCTGTGTTGCACCATGTGGCAGCAGCAACGAATTTTGGGCAAGTTCCCCGACGTCCAAGGTCAACGACGGCGGTTCCACGCTGGAGTGCTGTCTTTGTTCTTTTCGCCAACAGCTGGTCACGTCTGGTTCTCACTGGTCTTTCCGTGGCCTGGATTAATCCTCGTTGACTATTGGTTCTTCTGTGGCCAGATCACAGCCATAAAGTTCGAGTCACAGCTACTTTGGACAATGCACGCATTTTTCGTGTTATCACTCGGCCTTCCATTGCTCTGCTTTCAACAACTTGAACGCGAGCTTGAGCATCTTCAGCAAAGTCATCGACTTGAGCAGGACCGGCAAATCATCAGGCGGCAGATTGCTGCTATTCGAGCACGCCAATCACAGCGGTAGCAGCGAGTTTCACACTGTCATCAAACGGTAACACAAATGCGCTAAAATATGCCTATGCGGGTTACTCATTCGAGAAGCAGTCGTGGGGCGAAGAACTACTACAACTTCAGCGACTATTACGACACCGGACCGAGCCAACTGAAAGGTCAGTGGTTCGGCAACGGCGCTCGCATGCTGGGGCTCGCAGGTGACGTACAGAAAGAACACTTCGATCGGCTTGTCGACAACCTTATGCCGTTTGAAGATACACGGCTGACGCAACGCAACCATGCCAACCGTCGGGTTGGTACCGACATAACTTTGTCGGCTTCCAAATCTGTTTCGCTTCTGTGGGCCTACACTCAGGACGATGAGATCCTTCAAGCTGTTCAGAAAGCGGCTCACGCTACGCTTGGCGATCTCGAGCAAGACGCGCAGACTCGCGTCAATCACGCGCGTGGCAGGATGACGCTGAACAAGACTCGAAACATTGTCGGCGCAAGCTGGCTGCACACAACATCGCGGCCCGTTGATGGCTACCCGGACCCTTCGCTACACGTGCACGGCTTTGTCATCAATGCAACCAACACGGGCGATCGCTGGACTGCGGTCGATCTTTCAACGGTCGTTCGCGACTCCGGATACTACGAAGCCATCTTCCAGTCACGCCTCGCTGAGAATATGGAAGCTCTTGGCTATCGAACCGAGCGGAGCAACCGCGATTTCGAAATCGCTGGCATCTCGCGGGAGACGATTGAGAAGTTTAGCAGACGCACTGCCCAGATTGAGAAGCTCGCTGCCGAGCAGGGCATCACGAATGCCGACACAAAGGGACTTTTAGGAGCCCAAACACGGGATCTGAAGACAACCAACACCGTTGCCGTGGAGGACCTGCCATCCGTTTGGCGAGGTCGATTGACGGAAGTCGAGCAGAACCAATTCGACCGAATCGCCCGTCGTGATTACGACGATGCGGCGATACGGCTTTCCGCATCCGAGGCTGTGGACTTTGCCACTGACCATAGTTTCGAAAGGGAGTCCGTCGTCCGAGAGCGTCAGCTTCTTAGAAACGCAATCCTGCAGGGAATTGGCAGGACAACAGTTGATAACATCCAGGCCGAAGTCGCATCACGAGATTGGATCCGCGAAGGCGATGAAGAAACGGCCGAGATCAGTACGCGTGAAGTGCTGGCCGAAGAGCAGTCCCTGCTGGACTTCGCCCGCAAGGGACGTGGAGCCGTCCTGCCATTGGCCGCCACGCACACGATTGAAAGAGATTGGCTCAGTGAAGAACAGAAGAATGCCGTCCAAGGGCTCCTGAGTTCCACTGACCGAGTTCAGATTCTTCGGGGCGTCGCCGGTGCGGGCAAGACTACGCTCATGAAAGAAGCCATCGAAGCAATGGAAGGTTCAGGTCTGCATGTCGCCGTGCTTGCACCGACAGCAGAAGCGGCCCATGGTGTGCTCCGTGAAGAAGAAGGCTTTGACGGGAATACGCTGGCATCGTTCCTCGTCGATGAACGTGCACAGAAGAGGGCGAATGGCGGAGTTGTTTGGGTCGATGAAGGGGCTCTTGTCGGCACCAGTGATCTTGCAAAGTTAGCGGCCGTTGCTGAGCGAATCGATGCTCGAGTCGTCCTGAGCGGAGATGGGCGCCAACACCAGCCCGTCGCACGCGGCTTACCGTTTCACTTATTGGAAACCCAGGCGGGAATCAAACCGCTTGAAGTCAAGAAGATCCGTCGACAAGAAAACCCGGAATATCGAGATGCGGTGTCTGCCTTGAGTCGTGGCGACGTCAAG
This DNA window, taken from Fuerstiella marisgermanici, encodes the following:
- the mobF gene encoding MobF family relaxase, which gives rise to MRVTHSRSSRGAKNYYNFSDYYDTGPSQLKGQWFGNGARMLGLAGDVQKEHFDRLVDNLMPFEDTRLTQRNHANRRVGTDITLSASKSVSLLWAYTQDDEILQAVQKAAHATLGDLEQDAQTRVNHARGRMTLNKTRNIVGASWLHTTSRPVDGYPDPSLHVHGFVINATNTGDRWTAVDLSTVVRDSGYYEAIFQSRLAENMEALGYRTERSNRDFEIAGISRETIEKFSRRTAQIEKLAAEQGITNADTKGLLGAQTRDLKTTNTVAVEDLPSVWRGRLTEVEQNQFDRIARRDYDDAAIRLSASEAVDFATDHSFERESVVRERQLLRNAILQGIGRTTVDNIQAEVASRDWIREGDEETAEISTREVLAEEQSLLDFARKGRGAVLPLAATHTIERDWLSEEQKNAVQGLLSSTDRVQILRGVAGAGKTTLMKEAIEAMEGSGLHVAVLAPTAEAAHGVLREEEGFDGNTLASFLVDERAQKRANGGVVWVDEGALVGTSDLAKLAAVAERIDARVVLSGDGRQHQPVARGLPFHLLETQAGIKPLEVKKIRRQENPEYRDAVSALSRGDVKQGIDKLDDLGFIHEIKDAQTRNESLASDYADSIAAGKTSLVVAPTHAEREVVTSAIRSELKNRGLVSKDERTITTLKSRRLTAAQRSDAFNYEPGDVVEFVTKGKGGFNAGDRLTVTQIHDGKVFAGPHGETEVPVGSPKSFDVYRKQEQGFAVGDLIRITKNRRPDKDSSAKRLTNGSLVKLKGFTKNGYLKLSNGRTIPPEWGHIDHGVAVTSYGSQGKTFQRVFVAQSSLSFPASSPEQAYVSASRGKEQLTIYTDDKSALKSAVAHVRPAKNASDLRPNQLPSTEAPRSRLLHELSQIRLRAARFASDQIRRFSQWAGQRQLQPQQAR
- a CDS encoding RNA polymerase sigma factor, giving the protein MHCENRPTPEKIKDLLIEIFNENWHRLVHRALRRIDDHNTASDVVQAAFTATLKAIDDGQIHHCDRARLGGFIGKVVDNEAISYLRWRNRQYVAETGFDGQQLSELAIAQETDDLDKNSHSRLKVAIRRLSNADRDLLHRIYSEGLTRAAITELTGLSTTTITNRHKESLARLAVEIGRVTRSN
- a CDS encoding type IV secretion system DNA-binding domain-containing protein, with the translated sequence MFNRFWNWKRQHLPTLTKLGLETPQSLTSHIWLTGGSGSGKSSLLELIMHDVLDMGVSCMWFGVKSDEADAAVRIISESHQRDRLIRLVPGKFTFNVAAYELGRKGGSPATLMRLIERLSEMVSRTDGGGDSAAFWKGLFNGAIEFAATLGSLAYKENVTLENIYDIAMTCPASLSQIQAETFRESPFFQLLQRAEAGIQTPGDRQAYKQAVAFFLQRVPTIGEKARGAMTTSVANVLAPLLRSPFYETLCSPTSSFNPEMPLDGYCVVIDFPVLVWGDAALLLQNLLSMLTMEAALRRPNREQITAFVKDEYQMLCASPEFDCMALSVARSHGIACLAATQSVPLLRVAMGGDGPGEQRALGLLGNFNTQLTLANQCTETNRFFSESWGQHREDFVSVSENKQEEELDLLNMLLGNDRLLFSVGQQLAPRCSPAAFLDLRRGGPENKFIVDAFLTQGGRTFGPDNSPFTKASFKQRRRKA
- a CDS encoding ParB/RepB/Spo0J family partition protein gives rise to the protein MPKPNLGRFVVQQIEIQRVRRMRTARPLDEAHVAVLCDSIKRNGLLQPIGVSPDGEHFVVVTGNHRFAAVSRLGIKVIDAVILPEGMTENQLLVQSLHENHVRKAESAEAMLCRIQALAEYEKCTLPEAAKLAGVSPGTLSKIQKIVNSLSPAALELVRKHKIGSAISYEVARLAKNEQQQLEWLEDYVAGKKSREQIKLAATQSSTSKPKKLRINVTVDDVVVKATLPAELGYAGLCQALATLRSKIALQEKREIGFHLLPEVLKGQ